In a single window of the Candidatus Binataceae bacterium genome:
- a CDS encoding cupin domain-containing protein, which yields MATKPIRRIVTGHNSAGRSVILHDGPAPNASPDSNSTLLWLTDRAPASNRGNEDVAPAGKRVPVPPPKNGTVFRVVDFLPDSAGHSGATLNPSASQIQVDPERSKRHHGFHQTNSVDYAIVLEGEIWAMMDEGETLMKAGDVLIQRGTFHAWSNRSSQPCRVAFILVDAEPLN from the coding sequence ATGGCAACCAAGCCCATCCGCCGGATCGTTACCGGCCATAACAGCGCCGGCCGCTCAGTCATTTTGCACGACGGACCGGCACCCAACGCCAGTCCCGATAGCAATTCGACCTTGCTGTGGCTCACCGACCGTGCGCCGGCCTCCAATCGCGGCAACGAGGATGTCGCACCGGCCGGAAAACGGGTACCGGTGCCGCCGCCAAAAAACGGTACGGTCTTTCGTGTTGTCGATTTTCTGCCCGATAGCGCTGGCCATAGCGGGGCTACGCTCAATCCCAGTGCCTCCCAGATCCAGGTTGACCCCGAGCGCAGCAAGCGCCATCACGGTTTCCATCAGACCAATTCCGTGGACTATGCGATCGTCCTAGAGGGCGAAATCTGGGCCATGATGGACGAGGGTGAAACTCTGATGAAGGCGGGCGACGTCTTGATCCAGCGCGGCACCTTTCACGCGTGGTCCAACCGTAGCAGCCAACCCTGCCGGGTAGCGTTCATCCTGGTTGACGCCGAGCCACTGAACTGA
- the def gene encoding peptide deformylase has product MALLKIRRYPDPVLKQTAAPVAEIDGQLVGLIENMVQTMYAAPGVGLAAPQVGESSRVIVLDLDHKQPGKQLLKLINPTIVESHGSILWEEGCLSVLDYNAEVKRAAQVLVRAYTPDQQEIEIEADQLLAVCLQHEIDHLDGKLFIDRISKIKRELYRRKLQKLIKEGKADGQSPSSPGL; this is encoded by the coding sequence ATGGCATTGCTCAAGATAAGGCGCTACCCCGATCCGGTACTCAAGCAGACGGCCGCTCCGGTGGCCGAGATCGACGGCCAGCTTGTCGGATTAATCGAGAACATGGTGCAAACGATGTACGCGGCGCCCGGGGTGGGACTGGCGGCGCCGCAGGTGGGCGAATCCAGCCGCGTGATCGTCTTGGATTTGGACCATAAACAACCCGGCAAGCAGCTCCTGAAGCTGATCAATCCCACGATTGTGGAAAGCCACGGCTCGATCCTGTGGGAAGAGGGCTGCCTGTCGGTGTTGGATTACAACGCCGAAGTCAAGCGCGCGGCGCAAGTGCTGGTGCGTGCTTACACGCCGGATCAGCAGGAGATCGAAATCGAGGCCGACCAATTGCTGGCGGTTTGCCTGCAGCATGAGATCGACCATTTAGACGGCAAGTTGTTTATCGATCGAATCAGCAAAATCAAGCGCGAGCTGTACCGGCGCAAGCTGCAAAAACTAATCAAGGAGGGCAAAGCTGATGGCCAGTCGCCCTCCAGCCCCGGCCTCTGA
- a CDS encoding DNA-3-methyladenine glycosylase I — MIQRCEWAQSELAIAYHDREWGVPLHDDRALFELLCLEGAQAGLSWEVVLKKRVAYRRAFANFDPLAVARFDDAALAGLLQDPGLIRNRLKLASVVENARALIRLQAECGSFDIWLWRFVENRPRVNRHRTPAEVPARTELSDKLSKALRARGFKFVGSTICYAFMQASGMVNDHLVSCFRFPQLETPMGFTGASRLA; from the coding sequence ATGATACAACGCTGCGAATGGGCACAAAGCGAGCTTGCCATCGCATATCACGACCGGGAATGGGGCGTACCGCTGCACGATGATCGAGCGCTGTTCGAGCTGCTCTGCCTAGAAGGAGCCCAGGCCGGGCTGTCATGGGAAGTGGTGTTGAAAAAGCGCGTCGCCTACCGGCGCGCTTTTGCCAACTTCGATCCTCTCGCGGTGGCCCGCTTCGATGACGCCGCCCTGGCCGGCCTACTCCAGGACCCGGGCCTGATCCGCAATCGGCTCAAGCTTGCCTCGGTGGTCGAAAACGCCCGCGCGCTGATTCGGTTGCAGGCCGAGTGCGGCAGCTTCGACATTTGGCTATGGCGCTTCGTGGAAAATCGGCCACGTGTCAATCGCCATCGCACGCCCGCCGAAGTACCGGCGCGCACCGAGCTATCCGATAAGTTGAGCAAGGCCTTGCGCGCGCGCGGCTTCAAATTCGTGGGCTCGACCATCTGCTACGCCTTCATGCAGGCCAGCGGGATGGTCAACGACCACCTGGTGAGCTGCTTCCGCTTTCCGCAATTGGAGACCCCAATGGGGTTCACCGGTGCCAGTCGTTTAGCTTGA
- a CDS encoding potassium channel family protein: MSPTRNSHRYTALMVSLLLLFLWVPWWSDFAWGGWLTDLVSIATLLAAVYAASERSSSYYLAVVLAAPALCSRALLAYFPQMVELALICWGIFMAYVAVAILRDVLTTPRVNLDTISGALCGYLMLGLTWSVFYALCEFIHPGSLIFSTTPGALRATLPDIARSYPLYAYYSFTTLTTTGYGDVTPATMACRSLSIIEAIAGQFYIAVLVARLVALEIIQSSREPKPLL, from the coding sequence ATGTCACCAACTCGAAATTCCCATCGCTATACCGCCCTGATGGTGAGCCTGCTGCTGCTCTTTCTTTGGGTGCCCTGGTGGTCGGACTTTGCCTGGGGCGGCTGGCTTACCGACCTAGTTTCGATTGCGACCTTGCTAGCAGCGGTTTACGCGGCCTCCGAGCGTTCCAGCAGCTATTACCTGGCCGTTGTCTTGGCCGCACCCGCGCTTTGCAGCCGCGCGCTGCTGGCCTATTTCCCTCAGATGGTCGAGCTGGCTCTGATCTGCTGGGGTATCTTCATGGCCTACGTGGCGGTTGCGATTTTGCGCGATGTCCTGACCACGCCACGGGTCAACCTGGATACCATAAGTGGGGCCCTCTGCGGTTATCTAATGTTGGGGCTGACCTGGAGCGTCTTCTACGCCTTATGCGAGTTCATCCATCCCGGCTCACTGATTTTTTCCACCACGCCGGGCGCGCTGCGGGCGACCCTGCCAGATATCGCCCGCAGCTACCCCCTGTACGCTTATTATAGCTTCACCACGCTCACCACGACCGGTTACGGCGACGTGACTCCAGCCACGATGGCTTGTCGTTCCCTATCGATAATCGAAGCGATCGCGGGGCAATTCTATATAGCGGTGCTGGTAGCACGTCTAGTGGCATTAGAAATCATCCAGTCCAGCCGTGAGCCCAAGCCGCTCCTGTAG
- a CDS encoding OmpA family protein: MPPTNKANIRPDAAPILDEAAVLLAQSPGVTVEVNGYCDAIGSVAYNLKLSQRRADAVVGYLVNKGVAPDRLIAHGYGKTDFVADNATAAGRAQNRRVELVPQAQ, translated from the coding sequence ATGCCACCAACCAACAAGGCCAATATTCGGCCCGACGCAGCGCCGATCCTGGATGAAGCCGCGGTGCTCCTGGCGCAGAGTCCCGGGGTCACGGTCGAGGTCAACGGCTATTGCGACGCGATCGGTAGCGTCGCCTACAACCTCAAGCTTTCTCAACGGCGGGCGGATGCCGTGGTCGGCTACCTGGTGAACAAGGGCGTGGCCCCCGACCGCCTGATCGCGCACGGTTACGGCAAGACCGATTTCGTTGCCGATAACGCGACGGCTGCCGGGAGGGCCCAGAATCGGCGGGTCGAGTTGGTGCCGCAGGCACAATAG
- the priA gene encoding primosomal protein N' has translation MLSPMRGLNQLTYLVPPALANELRPGHRVLVPMRGRRLTAIVVRLAVGEPQAEIKPILELLEPQPTFDAAHLKLLEFMAVYYQTTLAEAYRAVMPGLMRVESQTVYALARPLDGLFRATLSAAEQALVAALGKAPLNLSKIGKLVGAEHAGSLVRRWLGQGLLERREGMRGRHREQDGGRLRRLAQAPTQPGAPPSLTPAQQRAIDTVVPTLTARSFRPFLLWGITASGKTEVYLRLVAQCLHLGRRALVLVPEIALTDHLVQAFTERFGSSVVVAHSGLKVAERWSAWSAALGGQARVLLGPRSALFAPIHDLGLVVVDEEHDPAYKQEEGIRYHARDLAVALAQASSCPVVLGSATPAAESFANARNGRYQLLRMGERIHDRPLAEVEVVDLRRQPRVEQGLAPEAEAEGAPIPLSVPLVQALSETLTQGGQSLVFVNRRGFHNFLHCQLCGNVLSCPDCSVSMTFHLRDRSLRCHYCGHYRPAPEACPECRGLGLQGQGFGTERLHAALQSLLPQARVERMDSDTSRRQGARQQILRALAAGEVDILVGTQMITKGFDFPGVTLVAVVAADLSLNLPDFRSAERTFQLLTQAAGRAGRGPHPGRVIIQTYSPHHYSIRAAQRQDYAGFMRRELQLRRKFDYPPFSHLAMVRLEGTQAEQVEKMATFAAELLARAGERVKLLGPAPAPIERIKQRYRWQLMLKAPSRVHLREPLLALRRELAPRARRAAIFWSIDIDPVHML, from the coding sequence GTGCTAAGTCCGATGCGTGGGCTCAACCAGCTTACCTACCTCGTCCCGCCGGCGTTGGCGAATGAGCTGCGGCCCGGCCATCGGGTTTTGGTGCCGATGCGCGGGCGGCGGCTGACTGCGATCGTGGTGAGATTGGCCGTCGGTGAGCCTCAAGCCGAAATTAAACCAATACTTGAGTTGCTTGAGCCACAACCGACTTTCGATGCGGCCCATCTGAAGCTGTTGGAGTTCATGGCGGTCTACTATCAGACCACCCTGGCAGAAGCTTACCGGGCGGTGATGCCAGGCCTGATGCGGGTGGAGAGCCAAACCGTTTATGCTCTAGCGCGGCCGCTCGACGGTTTGTTCCGGGCCACCCTGAGCGCGGCGGAACAGGCGCTGGTGGCAGCCTTGGGTAAGGCGCCGCTGAACCTGAGTAAGATTGGCAAGCTGGTCGGCGCCGAGCATGCCGGGAGCTTGGTCCGGCGATGGTTGGGACAGGGATTGCTGGAGCGGCGCGAGGGCATGCGTGGACGCCATCGGGAGCAGGATGGAGGGCGGTTGCGGCGGCTAGCGCAAGCGCCAACCCAGCCCGGCGCCCCTCCCAGCCTGACCCCTGCCCAGCAGCGCGCGATCGATACCGTGGTACCGACGCTGACCGCACGCTCCTTCCGCCCTTTTCTGCTTTGGGGCATCACCGCCAGCGGCAAGACCGAGGTCTACCTACGCCTGGTCGCTCAGTGCCTTCACCTGGGACGCCGTGCGCTGGTGTTGGTCCCCGAGATAGCGCTTACCGACCATCTCGTGCAGGCCTTTACCGAGCGCTTTGGAAGCTCCGTCGTCGTGGCTCACAGCGGCCTGAAGGTTGCGGAGCGTTGGAGCGCATGGAGTGCGGCCCTGGGCGGTCAGGCCCGAGTCTTGCTGGGGCCGCGCTCGGCCTTGTTTGCTCCCATTCATGACCTGGGTTTGGTCGTGGTCGATGAGGAACACGACCCGGCCTACAAGCAGGAGGAGGGGATTCGCTATCACGCGCGCGATCTAGCGGTGGCCTTGGCTCAGGCTAGTTCATGCCCGGTGGTGCTGGGTTCGGCCACCCCGGCGGCGGAGTCTTTCGCCAACGCACGCAATGGTCGCTATCAGCTTTTGCGCATGGGCGAACGGATCCACGATCGGCCGTTGGCCGAGGTCGAAGTGGTGGATTTGCGCCGCCAGCCTAGGGTGGAGCAGGGGCTGGCACCCGAAGCGGAGGCCGAGGGAGCGCCGATCCCTTTATCCGTGCCGTTGGTGCAGGCGCTGAGTGAAACTTTGACCCAGGGCGGCCAAAGCCTGGTGTTTGTCAATCGGCGTGGCTTTCACAATTTTCTGCACTGCCAGCTCTGCGGCAACGTGCTTTCCTGCCCCGATTGCAGCGTCAGTATGACTTTCCATCTGCGCGATCGTTCGTTGCGATGCCACTATTGCGGTCATTACCGGCCCGCGCCCGAGGCGTGCCCTGAATGCCGCGGCCTGGGTTTGCAGGGCCAGGGCTTTGGCACCGAGCGTCTGCACGCCGCACTGCAGAGCCTGTTGCCGCAGGCCAGAGTCGAACGAATGGATAGCGATACCAGCCGCCGTCAGGGGGCGCGCCAGCAGATCCTACGCGCGTTGGCAGCGGGCGAGGTAGATATCTTAGTCGGTACCCAAATGATCACCAAGGGCTTCGATTTTCCCGGCGTGACCTTGGTTGCGGTGGTGGCGGCCGATCTCAGCTTGAATCTGCCCGACTTCCGATCGGCGGAACGTACCTTTCAATTGCTCACTCAAGCCGCGGGCCGGGCCGGCCGCGGCCCGCATCCGGGACGAGTAATTATTCAGACCTATTCCCCCCACCATTACAGTATTCGCGCCGCGCAGCGCCAGGATTACGCTGGCTTCATGCGCCGCGAACTGCAACTGCGCCGTAAATTCGACTATCCACCCTTTAGTCACTTGGCGATGGTGCGGCTGGAAGGAACGCAAGCCGAGCAGGTCGAGAAAATGGCGACTTTCGCTGCTGAGCTGCTGGCGCGGGCGGGCGAGCGGGTTAAGCTCCTGGGACCCGCGCCAGCACCGATCGAGCGCATCAAGCAGCGTTATCGATGGCAGCTAATGCTCAAGGCGCCCAGCCGTGTCCATCTGCGCGAGCCCCTGCTGGCGCTCAGGCGCGAGCTTGCGCCGCGCGCGCGCCGTGCCGCAATCTTCTGGTCGATCGATATCGATCCGGTCCACATGCTGTAG
- the fmt gene encoding methionyl-tRNA formyltransferase, producing MASRPPAPASDPPYNIVFMGTPELAARILEVMLQQHHPGWRVVGGVTRPDQPRGRGLGVAPSPVAVVCARHGVPALKPRALGSREFLSQLTGWAPDYLVVAAYGRILPRAVLDLPRGLPINVHASLLPRLRGAAPIQGALLAGDRQTGVTIMRVVERLDAGPILLQRRLEILPDDTCASLSTRLADLGAQAVLEALEELIAGRLAEMPQDESQATYTALVKKADARIDWTLPAVQIERMVRAYYPWPIAHALLGGEEVRIYGATPLAESYPGDAAPGTVVAVGRELVVRCGEGNLRLLEVQAPGRKRIKGEDFARGRRLVVGQSFDQLPPNSAA from the coding sequence ATGGCCAGTCGCCCTCCAGCCCCGGCCTCTGACCCCCCCTACAACATAGTCTTCATGGGGACCCCGGAGCTCGCCGCCAGGATCCTTGAGGTGATGCTCCAGCAGCACCATCCCGGCTGGCGCGTGGTGGGAGGGGTGACCCGTCCCGACCAGCCGCGCGGACGCGGCCTGGGCGTGGCGCCCTCGCCGGTGGCCGTGGTCTGCGCCCGTCATGGGGTGCCGGCGCTCAAGCCACGTGCTCTGGGCAGCCGCGAATTTCTCTCGCAACTGACCGGATGGGCGCCCGACTACCTGGTGGTCGCGGCCTACGGCCGCATTCTGCCGCGCGCGGTGCTCGATTTGCCGCGCGGCTTGCCGATCAATGTCCACGCCTCACTGCTGCCGCGGCTGCGTGGCGCGGCGCCGATTCAAGGCGCGCTGTTGGCTGGGGATCGGCAAACCGGGGTGACGATCATGCGAGTCGTAGAGCGTTTGGACGCAGGACCCATTCTGCTTCAGCGCCGGCTGGAAATCCTACCTGACGACACCTGCGCCAGCTTATCTACTCGCTTGGCCGACTTGGGAGCGCAGGCGGTGCTGGAGGCCCTGGAGGAGCTTATCGCCGGCCGCCTCGCCGAGATGCCGCAGGATGAAAGTCAGGCCACCTATACCGCGTTGGTAAAAAAAGCGGACGCTCGGATAGATTGGACGCTGCCGGCAGTCCAAATCGAGCGCATGGTGCGCGCCTATTATCCCTGGCCTATCGCCCATGCGCTGCTGGGTGGGGAAGAGGTGCGCATCTACGGCGCTACACCGCTTGCTGAAAGCTACCCTGGTGACGCTGCGCCCGGCACCGTAGTCGCAGTCGGCCGCGAATTGGTGGTGCGATGCGGGGAGGGGAACCTGCGCCTGCTTGAAGTGCAGGCTCCCGGGCGTAAGCGAATCAAGGGAGAGGATTTCGCCCGCGGCCGCCGCCTGGTCGTAGGGCAAAGCTTCGATCAGCTCCCGCCCAATTCTGCCGCCTGA